NNNNNNNNNNNNNNNNNNNNNNNNNNNNNNNNNNNNNNNNNNNNNNNNNNNNNNNNNNNNNNNNNNNNNNNNNNNNNNNNNNNNNNNNNNNNNNNNNNNNNNNNNNNNNNNNNNNNNNNNNNNNNNNNNNNNNNNNNNNNNNNNNNNNNNNNNNNNNNNNNNNNNNNNNNNNNNNNNNNNNNNNNNNNNNNNNNNNNNNNNNNNNNNNNNNNNNNNNNNNNNNNNNNNNNNNNNNNNNNNNNNNNNNNNNNNNNNNNNNNNNNNNNNNNNNNNNNNNNNNNNNNNNNNNNNNNNNNNNNNNNNNNNNNNNNNNNNNNNNNNNNNNNNNNNNNNNNNNNNNNNNNNNNNNNNNNNNNNNNNNNNNNNNNNNNNNNNNNNNNNNNNNNNNNNNNNNNNNNNNNNNNCAATGACACAGGCATGACCAGTGGGCTCTCCAAGTGGGGCTTCAGTAAGAACACTTGGcgagaagagaaagacaggcatCCCTTGCTGGTGTCAGATAGCCAACCACACAGGACCTTTCTATATATCCCAAACAATGACATTGCACATTTATCCTCTACAGAGCAGTCAAAGATCATATGCCCTAAGGTGGCTCATTTAAGCTTCTGAAACTTAGAATTGTGTTTTTGTCTTGTCCTTTTATATAGATatagtgaccccccccccacacacacacacatgattgtTAGAAGGAGTGGAATCCATGAAGGAACTTTTCAGCCCCCAAGATGTTGTTTCATGAAATGAACGTGTATGTATACGGTTCTGATGCAGAGGTCTCTCGGGTCACAAAGTCAAGAAGAAGAATGAGTGAAGGCTGGAGTCTAAACCCTCGGGACTTCCTAGCTTACTGAAGACTCAGGGAGAGGGAGTGAGCATTCATTTCATCTTCCCATTATTTGATGGGAGGAAATAAGTACAGGACAGGTTAGCGATTTTTCTcaatatatgcattttaaaacttGCAGTGAAATGATCCAGCTTGTCTGCGGTTATCACTCTTGTACATGAAGCAGGTCTGCATCATCAAAATTCAAATAGCCATATTTTCTGACTAATTATTCTGTAGTAACcatttacctctttttttttttcctgccagtaactctgtgtcttttttttacaAATGGGAAACAATAATTAGAGAGAGCGAGTGATTTGGCCAAATTCAAGCAACCTGTATGAGTGAAGGCTGCATGTCTGGATCAACTGTTGTTGAACCTAACTACTCAGTCCTCTATCCCATGGTGCCCTACTTTCTCCCTGGGAAGAAAGGTTCTACTCCGATTTCAGACAGATCTGAAAGCAGAAACTGCGTATGGAGAGCTTAGTAGTGGTCACAGCTTAGAACCAGATAAGTGTTGTCTCCTACCGTCTTGCTGTTGGGAGTGATGACAAGCAGGGACATATTAAAGCCTTAGTGAGATCTAAGAACCAAAGGACAACTTCTGGCCGTCCTCTTCAAAGGAGCCAGCAGGAAGACTATGTGGCTTGTCTGAAACCCTTGTGGAAGCGGAGAGATTAGCTCATCATGAAGCAGTGGTGAAGAAGTTACATTCACGTCTCTGCCAACGGATGTAGAGGTATGGTCACTCTGTATGACCCTAGCCACTACAGGTAGGAACAGATGGCACATGATGAATATGGGAAGTGGGGAAAGTGCCCAGATTCTGAGAGCAGTTCACATTCTTCAGCATGGCAGTGAGCAGTCACTGTATATACAGGGGAGCATGGGGCAGGGATGGCCTGCTCTTGGTGGCAGAGGTGAGGAGATAAAACATTAGCAAATATGACTTTGTTCCCccttctctgccctgccctgggTGGTACCTCTTGCAGTTTTTGATCTTCATGTGTCATGGACAGTAGCACGGTACTGTTGCGCACCACAGGGATCTCCTGCCAGAGGGAGCCACTGGAGGCCATGGAAAGGCGCTGGAGGTAGGAGTCCGAAGGCACCGTTGCCTTTCGGCGATGCCGAGGGGAAGAGATTCCAGGTCCCTCGGCCAGGCTATCCAGCCGCTGCTGGCTCTGGATCTCCTTGTTCAGAACAACATCACTGTACTCCTGATAGAGCAGCTGGGCTGTGGGTGAGGAttcatggaaggagaaaatccTGAGAAAATGAAGTGAGTGGAAGCCCGCAGCCAGAAATTGCCATCTACGGCTGGCCTCGGGCAACCCTTTCTTCTGGACACCACCACTCGATTGCTGACCGTCATGATCCCTCACCCACTTTAGGCAGAGAGCACACCTGAACCTAGAGACCTGTTTTAAGATACTCACAGGAGATGATGAGCTTGGAGCAACGTCTTGAAAAGCCCATCCCCTCCTTTGGTTTCTTCTCCCTGTGGAGGAGGCACGGTTTGGGGTGCTTGTTGACCATGAGACAGAAGACCCCTTAAGTGACTTTAGATGAAGAAATCCCTAtccctccacatacatgctgGGATATCAGGACCGAAGGAACAGTGGCTTCAACCTGTCCCCATCATGGATTTTTCTATTCAACTCCTCTCCCTTATCTCAAAGTCCAGAGAAGATCCTGCGATCTTGGGGAAAACTTATAAATCCTGTGGGGCATGTCCAATGATAACCCCAGATATTATGTGGAAGGAGACTGTTTATAGTCATATGCCTGAGGAGAACAGCTGACTCAGACACAGTGGGCAGAGCTGGTTAGCTCCAAACACCTCCTTTCCTGGCAGGCCTggtgcctttctcttcctctccttacTTTCTGAAGACAGAGGCACCAGACATTCTGGATCCCAGTATCCTTATCCAATGAAGACCTACTAAGGAAATCCTAGTGTCATAAATGAAGACCATACAGTTGAGTTTGTGAGGAGCCAGAGAAACTCACCGGAAAACAACAGAGTCTGAAGAGCCAGGAGGTCTTCCCATGCCTGAGTTTCTTAAATCTGGAAAGGGAAACAGGTGACATAACAGGGCCATTTAGAGAGAGTGAAAGGGTGAGCAGGAGTCACAGGTGAGCAGAGGGAAGACAGTTCTAGCAGAACCTGGGAGAGAAGACAACACTCAAGCCAGAGAGAGGTATTCCAGAGTCCCGAGCCCTGTGTCCCTGGCCCTCTGGTTGGGATGGAAGACAGATATCAGCTGTGCCCCCCAGCCTTCAGGCAAGATGGAGAATACACCAAGAAAGGGTGCCTTATGTTCATCAAGGCAGAGAGCAAGAAGACATAGCCATGGAGGGAGTCCAGGCAACTTCAGGAAGAAGTGGACTCCTGGGCAAGCTAGTgatggaaagacagaaagaacaccGCAGTGGGATCACGGGGCTATGAGTTTGAGTTTCTGAGTTGATGGTAAATGTGTAGCCGAGTGAGGCTGCAGCGAGGACAGTATTTGTCCTGGAAATGGACAAACTAGAAGAAAACCTTCGCCTAACAGATTTTTCTGCACTCTCTGCATCCCACTTACCTGAAGCACTCTCAGGCAAAAGAGAAGGTCTCCGCAGCCCTTGCCGGTTCCAGCTCTTGTGCTTGCTGGATGCCTGGCCGACAGCCAGTTCACTGCTACCCTCTGTCCTCGCTGGGTCCTGCCTGTCGGGACAGCTGGATGTCTTCTCCAGTTGGTGGTGGATGGGTTTTTCTGACTGTTTTCTTGATCCCAAAGAtgacctccgtgtgtgtgtgtcgtatCTCTCCTGAGGGCCTGATCTTCTAAACGATCCTCTCACTGGAAACTCAGACTCTTCAGTGAGCCCTAACTCATCCTTACTGGTAGGTCTCTGAAATTCTGGGATCCAGGGAGTGGTAGGGGAAGAGGGACTTAGAAGGTTTGTCATGTTGCTGAAAGCTAGGCCAGGTGACATTTCACTGTTACCCCTACTGGTGGCAGCCAAAGAGTCTGTTGATCTGCCTGTGGCTGGGGGCCAGGAGGTCCGTCCAACAGAGAGAGTAGAGGCTGTCCAGTCTTGGCCAGTGGGCCTTGGTTTCGCTTGACCCCCTGAATGTCTAACTGCCCCCTGGATACTCCTGCTTCTTTCCCTGGACTTGGGGGGTAAGGGGGGTGGCTCAGAGGGAGGAACTGGAACTGGGGGTAGAGGCCTGTACTTCTTTGGTACACTAGAGGGAGAGTCTGAAGAATGGCAGAGCTCAGGGGCATCGGGTGTTGGGGGTAATGGTTTGTTGTATCTCAGCCTCGGGGGGATGGAGGTCTGAGCTCGGTGGGGGTCTTCTGGGGTGGATGGCAGAGGGCGATGCTGCCTTGCCACAACAGAGTCAGGAACTAGGGGAAATGGGCCTTTAGGAGATCCATGTAGCCCCGAACTTAGGGCCAAGGGAGGAGGATGACTATGTCGCTTCAGGGTGGGGGTTACAGCATGAAGATGGCGGTCTCTCTCCATGATGGAACTGTAGCTATGTCTCTtttctgggggaggagggggcaaAGTTTCATGTATTCTCATATCCATGGAGACAGTGGATGGTGAAGAAGCAGGCACAGGAGAGCCTGTGGCAAGGGCTGAGCTCTGTGGGGAGCTCCACGGCTGACTGCCATAAAGATCGCTGGGTCCCTCTGGATTTGAAGCAAATTCTCTGGAGTCCTGTCTCACAGGAAAAAAAGCAGTAGAGGAATCTGAAAAGATGATACCGTCCCTgcttcttctgtctctccttgGGATCAGAGAGCCATAGATGGCAGGTTTGGGGGGCCTCTGTGGCAGTTCcgaatgagaaaaagaagaagacattCCCACAGAGTCTGGAGTCTGTTCGGTCCTGTGAAAGCCTGGGAACGAGTTACTTCTTAGATGTTGGGTGGCTCCAGTGTAGCTGCAGAGAGGGCTATGATGGTTGGCCTTGCCAGAGGTGGCACATGGGTCCTTAGTAGTTTTTACAGGTAACGGAGGAGTCTCAAATGCCCCACAATGAGGTGAAGTGTCAGTGGAGAGACAGGCTGCTAGGGTGTCCTTCCCAGGAAGGACCTGAGTGTTAACAGGTGACAAGGAGGCAGCGAGGGGGAAGACTTCAGTGGAACTGAAAGGGGCTGAATCCGGTGTCCTAGGAGTCACAGATACACTGGCAGAGACAACCTCAGTCCCCTGGATGGATACTCCCTCCTTCCTTAGCCTGACTCCTTCTTGCTGGCTGTTGTGAGTCCTATCTTCAAGGGGTTCTTCAGTAGCAAAAGAAGCAGATGGAGAAATGGGTTGGTGAGACCATTCTATTGTCTCCAGTGCAGGAGTCAGAGCTTGGGGTATCAGTTCCTTAGAAACAGGATGCCTCTGAACCCCAGGACTATCAACGCAAGAGAAGCCTGGAAACAATGAACCTGGAGAGAGGCCTTCAGGGGCTACAGGATCCACCAGGGGACAACACTTGTCATCTTCcgttctcctcccttcctccgcTGCCTGCCCACCCCTGTCCCCATTCCCTTGCTCCCCCTCACCTGAATCTAgggcctcctcctgctgctccacTGGCATCACTGTTCCTGCCTCACTatgctctgcctgcttcccactTACGTTCTCTGACTGCACTACTAACATCTGCTCCTCTACAAACTGCACATTCGccctcctctcttccacctcTCTTAATTCCCcgtcctgttcctcctcctctgaaTCCCTCTGACCCTGAACCTTCCTGTCCCAGTCCTCTTGACCATACTCACTGTAATCCAGAACCCCCAATTCCTCACTGAACCCCTCACTTTCCCTTTGTGCTCCAAGCATTATATGGTTTTGGTCCTTATCCTGTTTCTGTTCATCCTCATTGCCATtaacctcctctccctcctcttcctgctcccccagAAGACGATCAGAACAAATGTCTTCCCTCAGAGTTCCTGCCTCCTGAATTTCTACTTTTTGTCCTTCCTGTTCCTCCAGTCCCTGGGCCTCCAGAGGTTGGAGGAGGCCTTC
This genomic interval from Microtus ochrogaster isolate Prairie Vole_2 linkage group LG12, MicOch1.0, whole genome shotgun sequence contains the following:
- the Arhgef5 gene encoding rho guanine nucleotide exchange factor 5, producing the protein MEAEEPEHGASAPSPAIEDFKTVPEAIMRSSQIPSLEPEAQEGQDPSYKWADGHKLLMNQPKDLRDMSNHTPDSVGFFFKEVSLDVESNQEILVAEACDTPDLQEAVSQSLKDRLSRTIAVPELLACGVQEEWLDKSSQLDSSVEAELQPELMSLTLSISPAKEEEETPPDTSNARGSWPSCRKHPGGTDQSEGDGSELLSQGKQMQLEDTQEKQGQEGLLQPLEAQGLEEQEGQKVEIQEAGTLREDICSDRLLGEQEEEGEEVNGNEDEQKQDKDQNHIMLGAQRESEGFSEELGVLDYSEYGQEDWDRKVQGQRDSEEEEQDGELREVEERRANVQFVEEQMLVVQSENVSGKQAEHSEAGTVMPVEQQEEALDSGEGEQGNGDRGGQAAEEGRRTEDDKCCPLVDPVAPEGLSPGSLFPGFSCVDSPGVQRHPVSKELIPQALTPALETIEWSHQPISPSASFATEEPLEDRTHNSQQEGVRLRKEGVSIQGTEVVSASVSVTPRTPDSAPFSSTEVFPLAASLSPVNTQVLPGKDTLAACLSTDTSPHCGAFETPPLPVKTTKDPCATSGKANHHSPLCSYTGATQHLRSNSFPGFHRTEQTPDSVGMSSSFSHSELPQRPPKPAIYGSLIPRRDRRSRDGIIFSDSSTAFFPVRQDSREFASNPEGPSDLYGSQPWSSPQSSALATGSPVPASSPSTVSMDMRIHETLPPPPPEKRHSYSSIMERDRHLHAVTPTLKRHSHPPPLALSSGLHGSPKGPFPLVPDSVVARQHRPLPSTPEDPHRAQTSIPPRLRYNKPLPPTPDAPELCHSSDSPSSVPKKYRPLPPVPVPPSEPPPLPPKSRERSRSIQGAVRHSGGQAKPRPTGQDWTASTLSVGRTSWPPATGRSTDSLAATSRGNSEMSPGLAFSNMTNLLSPSSPTTPWIPEFQRPTSKDELGLTEESEFPVRGSFRRSGPQERYDTHTRRSSLGSRKQSEKPIHHQLEKTSSCPDRQDPARTEGSSELAVGQASSKHKSWNRQGLRRPSLLPESASDLRNSGMGRPPGSSDSVVFREKKPKEGMGFSRRCSKLIISSQLLYQEYSDVVLNKEIQSQQRLDSLAEGPGISSPRHRRKATVPSDSYLQRLSMASSGSLWQEIPVVRNSTVLLSMTHEDQKLQEAKFELIVSEASYLRSLNIAVDHFQRSAQLRASLSTQDHQWLFSRLQDVRDVSTTFLSDLEENFENNIFSFQVCDVVLNHAPDFRRVYLPYVTNQTYQERTFQSLMNSNSSFREVLEKLESDPICQRLSLKSFLILPFQRITRLKLLLQNILKRTQPGSSEEAEATKAHHALEKLIRDCNSNVQRMRRTEELIYLSQKIEFECKIFPLISQSRWLVKSGELTALEFSTSPGLRRKLTTRPVHLHLFNDCLLLSRPREGNRFLVFDHAPFSSIRGEKCEMKLHGANKNLFRVFLLQNTQGAQVEFLFRTDTQSEKLRWISALAMPREELDLLECYDSPQVQCLRAYKPRENDELALEKADVVMVTQQSSDGWLEGVRLSDGEQGWFPIQQVEFISNSEVRAQNLKEAHRVKTAKLQLVEQQV